AGTGAGGCATGTTAAAGACGTTAAATGGTTAAATTTGGGGCTGCCTGAAGCCTTATGGCTGCTAGAGGTTGAAGAATTCGGTCCATTATTCGTCACTATGGATTCCCATGGTGGCAATCTCTACAACCAAATAGCCGAGAAGGTTGAGCAAGCAAAACTAATAGCCTATAAAAAGTTAGGAATCATCTTCTAATTTATTGAGGTAATGTAATAATTGCGTTTGGCCAGAAACTTTAAACACCTAGGGCGGTGGCGGTTGAATAAAGCCCTGTTCCATTAAATAGCTTGTCATTTCCCTCGCCCTACGTATTGTGGCAACCGCCACATCATATAATTCTTGCCTACTCAACTTCCTTCTCGCTATACCCTGTTCCATAGCCTTCAGGGCGACAGCTACCGCTTCCCTTGGATAGACTTCCCAATCGTCCATTGTTGGAACTATATAATCCTCTTGCAATCCCTTCTCTTCAGCTAACCTTGCCAATTCATTGGCAGCGGCAATACACATTTCATCGGTGATGGTCTTTGCCCTTACATCTAATGTTCCTCGAAATATTCCCGGAAAACCAAGGGAGTTATTGATTTGATTCGGAAAATCTGAGCGACCTGTAGCTACAATTCTTGCACCGGCTTCCTTAGCTTCCCACGGCCATATCTCGGGAATTGGATTTGCGCATGCGAAAACTATCGCATCATCAGCCATACCTTTAACCCATTCGGGCTTTATAGTGCCTGGACCCGGCTTCGACATTGCAATTGTAATGTCAGCGTCTTTCATTGCTTCAGGTATACCCCCCACACGCCCCTCTTTGTTTGTCTTCAAGCACATTTCCCATTTCTCGGGGTATTTCTCCTTTACATCAGTTCTACCCTGATGTAGAATCCCCTTACTGTCGACCATAATCAAAGTTTCCGGATTAATTCCTGCTGCAATCAGGATTCTAGCAATGCAGATGTTGGCAGCCCCTGCACCTATCATTGCTACTTGAACTTGATCCATTTTTTTGCCCACAATCTTCAACGCATTTATCGTTCCTGCCAAAGTAATCGTGGCTGTTCCTTGTTGATCGTCATGCCATACCGGGATCTCCGCTTCTTTACGGAGTCTATCTAGAATGTAGAAGCACTTAGGATGCTCGATATCTTCTAAATTGACACCGCCAAAGGATGGTTGTATCCACTTAACAGCTGTGATGATTTCTTCGGGATCTGTAGTCGCCAGACAGATTGGGAATGCGTCGACACCACCGAGATATTTGAAGAGTAAAGCTTTACCCTCCATTACGGGCAATCCAGCTTCAGGTCCGATATTGCCCAAGCCAAGCACGCGGGTCCCATCTGTAACGACTGCCACCGTATTCCACTTATTGGTATACTCATATACCGCATCCCTGTCTCTTTGTATGACTTTACAGGGGTCAGCTACGCCCGGCGTATACCAGATTGCAAAGTCGTCAAAGGTTCTGACAGGGGCCTTAAGCGTAACCTCAATTTTCCCCCGATAAAAAGGATGATACTTTAAAGCCAACTCTGCAGGCTTGTAAGCCTTCGACAAGAGTTCCTCTTTTGTTAGTTTAGACATTATCCCTTCCAACTTCTATATAATTAATGTATGGGCATCCAGATTAAAAATTCATTATACTACGGAAAAATTTTATTGCCGGGTTGTACCCGTGGTTACCTAGCCTTAATTCTCCTAACGATAGGCGAGCGAACCTTTCTGAGGATCCTATAGCCACAATTTGGACATTTGACTTCCGGGGTCATTGTTAATTGCTCCGCATTAATATGTGCTCTACAACTCATACATTCAAAGACAACGCCTACTGTTTCCTTTTTTTCAGACACACAGATCACCTAATTATTTTTATACATGCCTTCCAAGTCGCTAGAAATTAAATATTTCTCTACTTGATTAATTCTTCCCGGGTTTTTGTTTTCGCGGCTTCAGTTATCCAGTAGTGGACTACTGACCGAGGAACGTGAAGCTCCGCAGCGATCGCTCGAATACTCATCCCCATATTTCGCAACTCGATCGTTTTTTCCACTAGCTCTCTTGGATACTCAATCGGTCTCCCCCGAACCTCTTCTACTTCCACTCGAATCCCAGAATCTTCCAAAATCTTAATCGTGGTAGGGAGAATAGTTTTCACCTTATAGCCTGCTAGATAAACGGCTTTTAGATTTGGGCATCGGTCAAGGAGAATTTTCAAGTCCTTCCGGCTTGGGCGAAAAGATAAATGAA
The sequence above is drawn from the Candidatus Bathyarchaeota archaeon genome and encodes:
- a CDS encoding NADP-dependent malic enzyme → MSKLTKEELLSKAYKPAELALKYHPFYRGKIEVTLKAPVRTFDDFAIWYTPGVADPCKVIQRDRDAVYEYTNKWNTVAVVTDGTRVLGLGNIGPEAGLPVMEGKALLFKYLGGVDAFPICLATTDPEEIITAVKWIQPSFGGVNLEDIEHPKCFYILDRLRKEAEIPVWHDDQQGTATITLAGTINALKIVGKKMDQVQVAMIGAGAANICIARILIAAGINPETLIMVDSKGILHQGRTDVKEKYPEKWEMCLKTNKEGRVGGIPEAMKDADITIAMSKPGPGTIKPEWVKGMADDAIVFACANPIPEIWPWEAKEAGARIVATGRSDFPNQINNSLGFPGIFRGTLDVRAKTITDEMCIAAANELARLAEEKGLQEDYIVPTMDDWEVYPREAVAVALKAMEQGIARRKLSRQELYDVAVATIRRAREMTSYLMEQGFIQPPPP
- a CDS encoding DUF1699 family protein, giving the protein MVVLTRRSGLSKLPPDLEEIHLSFRPSRKDLKILLDRCPNLKAVYLAGYKVKTILPTTIKILEDSGIRVEVEEVRGRPIEYPRELVEKTIELRNMGMSIRAIAAELHVPRSVVHYWITEAAKTKTREELIK
- a CDS encoding DNA-directed RNA polymerase subunit P, whose product is MSEKKETVGVVFECMSCRAHINAEQLTMTPEVKCPNCGYRILRKVRSPIVRRIKAR